The following are encoded in a window of Primulina eburnea isolate SZY01 chromosome 4, ASM2296580v1, whole genome shotgun sequence genomic DNA:
- the LOC140830567 gene encoding uncharacterized protein, which translates to MYVTRPLSQLRRYPELVSERPDGPNSGYLVVQDEEAETYCCFGLCKTHTLKELPFPQNKELTVRYTTGAGENQSTSLDPVFLIPILNQPLYLNRYHAIVPHGKRKGEVFTCSTEEDKVNCCFCRCVKDVKPRPFDPQNIYQQIEIVPYESLCSTKGQFRANSTASDGFPPSFFRRKGWTMRATTPKHFELGEAQGLDGTLRARLPQLSLSRSEPVVVGKWYCPFIFVKEGSLRNQVETSMYYEMALEQRWERIFSHQNDGGNSVIIDVSLEKAEVFVNGNKGVMDEGHAVDGVVWFTSSGNLGGEMSFGLRVEILQRMKWEQERGGWIGGDEKEAKIKKTEEFKGGEEWKEFGCYVLVERFRLKRMDGSLAMEYDFKHFHQIKTLWE; encoded by the exons ATGTATGTCACGCGGCCTCTTTCTCAATTGCGAAGATATCCAGAATTGGTGTCGGAACGTCCGGATGGTCCGAATTCTGGGTACCTAGTAGTACAAGATGAAGAAGCTGAAACCTATTGTTGTTTCGGATTGTGCAAGACTCATACACTGAAAGAACTTCCATTCCCTCAGAACAAGGAGTTGACTGTTCGTTATACAACTGGCGCGGGCGAAAACCAGAGTACTTCTTTGGATCCAGTTTTCTTGATTCCGATTCTGAACCAGCCTTTGTATCTTAACCGGTATCACGCCATCGTTCCGCACGGGAAGCGTAAAGG GGAAGTATTCACTTGTTCAACGGAGGAAGACAAGGTCAACTGTTGTTTTTGTCGCTGCGTCAAGGATGTGAAACCAAGACCATTTGACCCACAAAACATTTATCAACAAATTGAGATAGTTCCGTATGAATCACTTTGCAGCACAAAGGGCCAATTCAGGGCCAATTCAACTGCATCAGATGGTTTCCCTCCTTCATTCTTCCGACGGAAGGGATGGACAATGAGAGCTACCACTCCTAAACATTTCGAATTAGGCGAAGCGCAAGGCCTTGACGGCACGCTTCGTGCTCGCCTCCCACAACTTAGTTTATCTAGATCTGAACCTGTTGTTGTTGGGAAATGGTATTGCCCCTTCATATTTGTCAAGGAAGGGAGCCTAAGGAATCAGGTGGAAACATCGATGTACTATGAAATGGCACTGGAGCAACGGTGGGAGCGGATCTTCAGCCATCAAAACGACGGTGGAAACTCAGTGATAATCGACGTTTCACTTGAGAAAGCAGAGGTTTTTGTTAATGGGAACAAAGGTGTTATGGATGAGGGACATGCAGTTGATGGGGTTGTCTGGTTTACAAGTTCTGGTAATTTAGGAGGCGAAATGAGTTTCGGGCTGAGAGTTGAGATCTTGCAAAGAATGAAATGGGAACAAGAGAGGGGCGGATGGATAGGTGGGGATGAAAAGGAGGCAAAGATCAAGAAAACAGAGGAATTTAAGGGAGGTGAGGAATGGAAGGAGTTTGGGTGCTATGTTTTGGTTGAGAGGTTTAGATTGAAGAGAATGGATGGGAGTTTGGCTATGGAATATGATTTCAAGCACTTTCATCAGATTAAGACTTTGTGGGAATAG